The Anaerotignum faecicola genomic interval AAACCGCCAGACTCCGCTCCGGGTCGGCTCCTGCGTGACTCTGGCCAGCTTCCTGCTCCCCGGTGTGATTTCCCGTTTTATGAAAAGCAATCCGGAGTCCGTCATAAAAGTCACTGTGAACAATTCCAAAGAGATTGCTCAGCTTCTCCTTAGAAACGAATTGGATATCGGTCTGATCGAGGGTGTGGTCCCCGACGAGCAGCTGGAGAAAATCCCATTTTCCTCCTACCCGCTGGCCGTCATCTGCGCTCCCGACCATCCATTTGCCCGGCAAACCAGTCAGCCCGTATCCTTAGAACGCCTCCTGGAAGAGC includes:
- a CDS encoding LysR substrate-binding domain-containing protein — protein: NRQTPLRVGSCVTLASFLLPGVISRFMKSNPESVIKVTVNNSKEIAQLLLRNELDIGLIEGVVPDEQLEKIPFSSYPLAVICAPDHPFARQTSQPVSLERLLEEPLILREEGCTIRDAFDCALTLHNLTAAPLWSSTNSDVIVQAVRENLGIGV